Below is a genomic region from candidate division WOR-3 bacterium.
AAAGGGCTCTCCCTTCCAGTCCACTTTTGTTAATTTTGAATAAAATCTTGCAGCCTGAACAATTTTCCTTGTTTCAATATGATCAGGATGCTGATCCTCTCCATGATGAGTTAATATTATTTCAGGTTTAAATTCTCTCATAACCTCTGCAACTTTTATTCTTGCTTCCACAGAATCCATCAAGAACCTGTTTGGCAGGTCAAGGGTTATTCTTTCTGCTTCAAGAATTTTTGCTGCTTCCTCTGATTCTCTTTTTCTTATTTCGGGATTTCCAAAGGGTGTTGGTTCACCATTTGTTAAATCACATATTATAACTTTATACCCTTTTCTTGAAAGTTTTGCAATAAAACCACCTATGGAGAGTTCCACATCATCAGGATGGGCACCAAAGGCAATTATAGTTTTTTTCATACTTTTTCTTTTAAATATTTTTTAAAAAGCTCAATTCCCTTTTTAATAATTTTTTTGTTAAATTTTTTTTCTATTATTTTTAAGTAGTATTTTAATCTAACTTCAGAGTCTTTTATTTCATTTGGAAAATCCCTTTTGACAGGATAATAAAGTTCAACTGGAATTTCATCATATTTAAATTTGTGTTTGTAAATGTGATACCATAATTCAAGTGGAAATCCGTAACCTTTATCCTCAGGGTAAAATCCTTCAAATATAAAACTTCTATAACACCTGTAACCACAGAAGGAATCAGTGATTCTGTAACCTGTTAATTCATTTAAAATTTCTGTTATTATTTTATTTATTATTTTCCTTTCAAATGGAGGTTCTGATAATTTAAGGGAAAGGGGATGATATCTTGTTCCTGAGACAATATCATTTTTTTCAATTTTTTTCAAAAATTCAGGTATTCTTTTTGGAAAGTGCTGTCCGTCTGAATCTATTGTTAGAATTATTTCAGCCCCCTCTGAGATTGAAAAATTTATGCCATTTATTAAAGTATAGCCATAACCTTTATTTTCATCATGCCTTATAAGAATCAATTTAGGGTTTTTTATAAGTCTTACGGGTGGATCTGATCCATCGTCAACTATAACTATATTTGCTTCAGGTAGAATGTCCTTTGTTTCTGCGATAATTCTATAAAGAGTTTCACCTTCATTGAAAACAGGTATTACCACAAAAATTTTTTTATCTTTCATTTACCTTTAATTCAATTTTAAAAGGGTGTTTTTCAAAGGTTGTGCAAAAGGTGCATATATCTCTTTTTGTAGGCATTCCACACTCCCTGCATTTTTTTGTTCCCTTAAAACTTTTTAAATCATTTTTATTTATTTTGCTTTTAAATTCATAAAATCCCTTAAGAAATCTCAATTTTGTTCCCGGTGAATCATTTTCAAGATTATTTAGAATACTTTTATATTTTAAAGTTTTGGCACCAATTGAGTAAGGACATTCATCCCTTATGTATGGAATTCCTTTTAAAATAGCATATAAGGCAATTTCCTTTTCACTGAAAAAAATAAAGGGTTTAATTTTTTTGAGTAAACCTTCTTCTTCTTTTAAAACCAATTCCTGATGTTCGATATGTTCTTCCTGCCAGTAGAGAATATTTCCGAAGAGTCTTGCTGATTCATCATCAAGGTTGTGTCCTGTAGCTAAAACATTACAGTTATTTTTGAGTGCAAGAATGTTCATTAAATATCTTTTAACCATACCACAAACTGAACAGGGTTTTTCTTTCCATCTATTTTTAATAAGGTCTTCAATTCCCTTTTCCTGATTTTTCTTTATATCATAAATTAAAATTGGTATATTAAATTTATCTTGAAAATTTCTAACAAATTTCTCAGAATTTAAAGAATAATTTTCACTATATATACCAAGGTTTAAATGTATTCCAAGTACATTGTATTTTAGTTTATGAAGAACATATAAAAGGGAGAGGGAATCTTTACCTCCTGAAACTGCAACTGCTACCTTATCTTCATTTTTTATCATTTTGTATTTTTTAATTATTCTTTTAGTTTCAGACTCAAATCTTTCTAAAAAGTGTTCTTTACAGAGCGGTAAGTTATGTGTTCTTATATTTATGACAGCTCTTTCCTTACATATTCTGCATCTCATATCTTTTTCTCCATAGAAAAGGGAACTGGAACAATCTATTCCATCTTATACTTTTAAATATGTTATAAAAAGGAACACTTCCATCCCAGGAAAAATAAATAAAAAATGGGATACCTTTTAAATATTTTTCAGGAACAGGTCCAAAAAATCTTGAATCAGAAGAAAAATCTCTATTATCCCCCATAACAAAATATGTTTTGGGTGGAACAACAATAGGTCCAAAATTATCCCTTAGATTTATATCATCAATAAAAACTCTTCTTTCCCATTCTTTTTGGAAATATTCAATAAATACTTTGTTATCTAACTTGTAAGGGGACTGTATTATTCTTTCATCCTTGTGAATTGCATATTCTTCAATAAGTAATTTACCGTTAACATATACTCTTTTATCCCTTATCATTATTGTGTCACCCTCTAAACCTATTACTCTTTTAACAAAATCTTTTGATATGTCAAGTGGGTATCTAAAAACAACAATATCACCCCTTTTAGGTTTTATAAATTGAAAAAACTTTATTTCTGTATAAGGAATTTCAAATCCGAATATTGGTTTAAAAACAAAAAGAAAATCACCTGGTAAAAGGGTATCTTCCATTGAGCCGGATGGTATTCTGTAAGCTTGAAGAAAAAAGGGTCTAATTACAAAGAATACAACAATAAAAGCCCATAACCATTCTTCAATATGTTTTTTTAAAGGTTTTTTATCCAAATTACTTTTTAACTGCTATAATAGTTTTAATTCCCTTTCTCATCACAGTGAATAAAATTACCTTTTGCTTTTCGTATTTTTCTTTTGCTTTTTCAAAATCTTCATAATCTTTTATTCTCATATCTTCAACTTTTACAATTAGGTCACCTTCTCTAATTCCAGAATCATAAGCAGGAGAATCAGGTTCAATATCAACTACAACAACACCTTCATCTTCTTCAATTCCATATTTATCCTTTAATCTTTCATCAATTGTTTCAACCTTCATTCCAAGCCAGGTATATTCTTCTCTTTCTTCTTGAGTTTTTGCTATTTTTTCTTCTTTAAGTTCAGCAAGGGTAACTGTTACTTCCCTTTCTTTTCCTTCTTTATTTATAAGTTTAATTTTTACTTTATCTCCAGGGAAATGGGAACCGATTTTGAGCCTTAAATCTTCTACATCCTTTACAGGTTCTCCATCCACTTCAATAATTATGTCACCTTCATTTATTTTTGCCTTTTCAGCAGGTGTTCCCTTTTCCACATTTGTTACAAGTGCTCCCATAGGCTTTTTTAATTTGTACCTTTCAGCAATACTTGAACTTACTTCCTGTATCCTTACACCAAGATAACCTCTTTTTACAACACCTTTTTCTATAAGCTGTTCTGCAGTTTTTTTAGCAATATTTATGGGAATAGCAAAGCCTATACCCACATTTCCAGCAGTCGGAGAGGTTATAGCTGTGTTTACACCTATCACTTCTCCTTTCATATTTATAAGAGGTCCGCCTGAATTACCAGGGTTTATAGCAGCATCAGTTTGTATGAAGTCCTGATAAATTTCTCCGCCGGGTAAGTTTATTCCTGATCTGTGTTTAGCTGAAACTACACCGAAGGTTACTGTTCCGTTTAATCCAAATGGGTTTCCAACTGCGATCACCCAGTCACCGATTTCAATTTCATCGGAATTTCCCAGTTTTAAAACAGTTAATTCATCTTTTGACTCCACTTCAAGAACTGCAATATCTGTTAATTTATCCTTTCCTACAATTTTTACTTCCTCAGGGTCAAATTCTCTTTTATCCCATAATATTATTTTTATTTTGTCAACTTCTCTGATTACATGGTAGTTTGTCATAATGTAATATTTATTTCCATTTTTCCTGAAAATAAAACCAGAACCTAAAATATCTGTTTCATATTCCTGCTCTCTTGGTGGCTGAAATTTAAAGAAATCTTTAAAGAATTCCCTGAAAAATGGGTCTTCAAAATGGAATGTAGGGAGTTTTACTTTTTTTGTAGCCCTTATATTAACAACACCTGGTATAACATCTTTTGCGAGTTCAGAAAAAGAAAAATTTGAACTTGTTGAAATTTCTATATTTTGGTTTTTTTCTGATTCAGATGTTTTTACTTCTGCTTCCAGTTTATTTGCTTTTTCAAGTTTAAAAAGTAAAATACTTGCAATAACAAAGCCTGCAAAAAGGGATATTATTGAAGCAATAAAAATCTTTTTCATTTTAATTAAAATTTTTAGAGGATTTGAACCTTTAACTATACTTGTCTTTAAGACGTTAAAAATTAAATTTAGGTTCCAATTAAAAACTGGGGGACAGGGACTCGAACCCCGATTATCTGGTCCAGAGCCAGACGTCCTGCCAATTAGACGATCCCCCAGTTTATAAACTGGCGCCACCGGGATTTGAACCCGGGTTTCCTGGCTGAGAACCAGGTGTCCTTGACCTTGCTAGACGATGGCGCCTTTTTTATTAATTAT
It encodes:
- the lepB gene encoding signal peptidase I, with protein sequence MDKKPLKKHIEEWLWAFIVVFFVIRPFFLQAYRIPSGSMEDTLLPGDFLFVFKPIFGFEIPYTEIKFFQFIKPKRGDIVVFRYPLDISKDFVKRVIGLEGDTIMIRDKRVYVNGKLLIEEYAIHKDERIIQSPYKLDNKVFIEYFQKEWERRVFIDDINLRDNFGPIVVPPKTYFVMGDNRDFSSDSRFFGPVPEKYLKGIPFFIYFSWDGSVPFYNIFKSIRWNRLFQFPFLWRKRYEMQNM
- a CDS encoding glycosyltransferase family 2 protein gives rise to the protein MKDKKIFVVIPVFNEGETLYRIIAETKDILPEANIVIVDDGSDPPVRLIKNPKLILIRHDENKGYGYTLINGINFSISEGAEIILTIDSDGQHFPKRIPEFLKKIEKNDIVSGTRYHPLSLKLSEPPFERKIINKIITEILNELTGYRITDSFCGYRCYRSFIFEGFYPEDKGYGFPLELWYHIYKHKFKYDEIPVELYYPVKRDFPNEIKDSEVRLKYYLKIIEKKFNKKIIKKGIELFKKYLKEKV
- the bshB1 gene encoding bacillithiol biosynthesis deacetylase BshB1, whose amino-acid sequence is MKKTIIAFGAHPDDVELSIGGFIAKLSRKGYKVIICDLTNGEPTPFGNPEIRKRESEEAAKILEAERITLDLPNRFLMDSVEARIKVAEVMREFKPEIILTHHGEDQHPDHIETRKIVQAARFYSKLTKVDWKGEPFYPPKLLFFHASHKRKIFHPHLVIDITDTFEIKMKACDAYKSQFGFYEEKRKEFLNIIEIFNRFYGRLIGVKYGEILFIEEPLPIKSFDFLFE
- a CDS encoding TIGR00269 family protein, which translates into the protein MRCRICKERAVINIRTHNLPLCKEHFLERFESETKRIIKKYKMIKNEDKVAVAVSGGKDSLSLLYVLHKLKYNVLGIHLNLGIYSENYSLNSEKFVRNFQDKFNIPILIYDIKKNQEKGIEDLIKNRWKEKPCSVCGMVKRYLMNILALKNNCNVLATGHNLDDESARLFGNILYWQEEHIEHQELVLKEEEGLLKKIKPFIFFSEKEIALYAILKGIPYIRDECPYSIGAKTLKYKSILNNLENDSPGTKLRFLKGFYEFKSKINKNDLKSFKGTKKCRECGMPTKRDICTFCTTFEKHPFKIELKVNER
- a CDS encoding Do family serine endopeptidase produces the protein MKKIFIASIISLFAGFVIASILLFKLEKANKLEAEVKTSESEKNQNIEISTSSNFSFSELAKDVIPGVVNIRATKKVKLPTFHFEDPFFREFFKDFFKFQPPREQEYETDILGSGFIFRKNGNKYYIMTNYHVIREVDKIKIILWDKREFDPEEVKIVGKDKLTDIAVLEVESKDELTVLKLGNSDEIEIGDWVIAVGNPFGLNGTVTFGVVSAKHRSGINLPGGEIYQDFIQTDAAINPGNSGGPLINMKGEVIGVNTAITSPTAGNVGIGFAIPINIAKKTAEQLIEKGVVKRGYLGVRIQEVSSSIAERYKLKKPMGALVTNVEKGTPAEKAKINEGDIIIEVDGEPVKDVEDLRLKIGSHFPGDKVKIKLINKEGKEREVTVTLAELKEEKIAKTQEEREEYTWLGMKVETIDERLKDKYGIEEDEGVVVVDIEPDSPAYDSGIREGDLIVKVEDMRIKDYEDFEKAKEKYEKQKVILFTVMRKGIKTIIAVKK